One segment of Streptomyces sp. NBC_00576 DNA contains the following:
- a CDS encoding dihydrolipoamide acetyltransferase family protein: protein MTTMTDASVREFTMPDVGEGLTEAEILKWYVQPGDTVTDGQVVCEVETAKAAVELPIPYDGVVRSLHFPEGTTVDVGTSIIAVDVTGGAGGAPPVEAEKATAAAAAPAKAPGEASGEEKPQARQPVLVGYGVAVSSTKRRPRKGAEVPAREVAAAVQQELNGHSDVMALAGGATVASARPLAKPPVRKLAKDLGIDLTTVTPSGPDGVITREDVHAAVAPAAPEPVRATPAAPAVPAPVTTYDGTRETRVPVRGVRKATAAAMVGSAFTAPHVTEFVTVDVTRTLKLVEELKRAPEDYGMTGLRVNPLLLIAKALLVAIRRHPEINASWDEANQEIVLKHYVNLGIAAATPRGLIVPNIKDAHEKTLPQLAAALGELVSTARDGKTSPGAMQGGTVTITNVGVFGVDTGTPILPPGESAILAVGAIRLQPWVHKGKVKPRQVTTLALSFDHRLVDGELGSKVLADVAAILEQPKKLITWA, encoded by the coding sequence GTGACGACAATGACTGACGCGTCCGTTCGCGAGTTCACCATGCCCGACGTGGGCGAGGGACTCACCGAGGCCGAGATCCTCAAGTGGTACGTCCAGCCGGGCGACACGGTCACCGACGGCCAGGTGGTGTGCGAGGTCGAGACCGCCAAGGCGGCCGTCGAACTGCCCATCCCGTACGACGGGGTCGTGCGCTCACTCCACTTCCCCGAGGGCACGACGGTCGACGTGGGTACGTCGATCATCGCGGTGGACGTGACGGGCGGCGCCGGGGGTGCGCCTCCCGTGGAGGCCGAGAAGGCCACGGCTGCGGCGGCAGCACCCGCGAAGGCACCCGGGGAAGCGTCGGGGGAGGAGAAGCCGCAGGCCCGCCAGCCGGTCCTCGTCGGCTACGGCGTGGCCGTCTCCTCGACCAAGCGGCGCCCCCGCAAGGGCGCCGAGGTCCCGGCCCGGGAGGTCGCCGCGGCGGTCCAGCAGGAGCTGAACGGCCACAGTGATGTCATGGCCCTCGCCGGAGGGGCCACGGTGGCCTCCGCCCGCCCACTGGCGAAGCCGCCGGTGCGCAAGCTCGCCAAGGATCTCGGCATCGACCTCACGACGGTGACCCCGTCGGGCCCCGACGGCGTCATCACGCGCGAGGACGTGCACGCGGCGGTGGCACCGGCCGCCCCCGAGCCGGTGCGCGCGACGCCGGCCGCCCCCGCCGTACCGGCGCCGGTGACCACGTACGACGGCACGCGGGAGACGCGCGTCCCGGTCAGGGGCGTACGGAAGGCGACCGCGGCGGCGATGGTCGGCTCGGCGTTCACGGCGCCGCATGTCACGGAGTTCGTGACGGTGGACGTGACGCGCACGCTGAAGCTGGTGGAGGAGCTGAAGCGGGCCCCCGAGGACTACGGGATGACGGGGCTGCGGGTGAACCCGCTGCTCCTGATCGCCAAGGCCCTGCTGGTCGCGATCAGGCGTCACCCGGAGATCAACGCGTCCTGGGACGAGGCGAACCAGGAGATCGTGCTCAAGCACTACGTCAACCTGGGCATCGCGGCGGCCACTCCGCGTGGTCTGATCGTCCCGAACATCAAGGACGCCCACGAGAAGACGCTCCCGCAACTGGCGGCGGCACTCGGCGAGTTGGTGTCCACGGCACGGGACGGCAAGACCTCGCCCGGGGCCATGCAGGGCGGCACGGTGACGATCACGAACGTCGGCGTCTTCGGCGTCGACACGGGCACGCCGATCCTGCCGCCCGGTGAGTCCGCGATCCTCGCGGTCGGTGCGATCAGGCTCCAGCCGTGGGTCCACAAGGGCAAGGTGAAGCCCCGTCAGGTGACGACCCTGGCCCTCTCCTTCGACCACCGGCTGGTGGACGGGGAGTTGGGGTCCAAGGTGCTGGCGGACGTGGCGGCGATCCTGGAGCAGCCGAAGAAGCTCATCACCTGGGCGTAG
- a CDS encoding GntR family transcriptional regulator, with translation MSSLAVPHVKQPPAADRVYTHVKEGVLDRRYEGGTLLTEGELAEAVGVSRTPVREALLRLEAEGLIKLYPKKGALVLPVSAQEIADVVETRQLVEEHTIRKAVPASPQLIARLTELLERQREQAAAGDLAGAAVTDRCFHAEIVRSGGNEILSRLYDQLRDRQLRMGVAVMHAHPDRITKTLTEHREILDALRSGDAEAAVAIVHRHVSWFSNLARGEVR, from the coding sequence ATGAGCAGCCTGGCCGTGCCGCACGTGAAGCAACCTCCCGCCGCCGACCGCGTCTACACCCACGTCAAAGAGGGTGTCCTGGACCGCCGTTACGAAGGCGGGACCCTGCTCACCGAAGGTGAACTGGCCGAGGCCGTCGGGGTGTCGCGCACGCCGGTGCGCGAGGCGCTGCTGCGCCTGGAGGCCGAGGGGCTGATCAAGCTCTACCCGAAGAAGGGCGCGCTCGTCCTGCCCGTCTCCGCACAGGAGATCGCGGACGTCGTCGAGACCCGGCAACTGGTCGAGGAGCACACCATCCGCAAGGCGGTGCCCGCCTCGCCGCAGCTCATCGCCCGGCTCACCGAACTGCTCGAACGACAGCGCGAGCAGGCCGCCGCCGGGGACCTCGCGGGCGCGGCCGTGACCGACCGCTGCTTCCACGCCGAGATAGTCCGCAGCGGAGGCAACGAGATCCTCTCCAGGCTGTACGACCAACTGCGCGACCGGCAGCTGAGGATGGGCGTCGCCGTCATGCACGCCCACCCCGACCGCATCACCAAGACGCTCACCGAGCACCGGGAGATCCTCGACGCGCTGCGCTCGGGCGACGCGGAGGCGGCGGTCGCGATCGTGCACCGGCACGTCAGCTGGTTCTCCAACCTGGCGCGGGGTGAGGTCCGATGA
- a CDS encoding MFS transporter: protein MSREGAVKGGSGSASGSGPGSLPGDPPPEGGPPGGRRAVLVWSVGVSVYFVAVIFRTSLGVAGLDAADRFHVGASALSTFSILQLLVYSGMQIPVGLLVDRLGTKKVLTIGVVLFTAGQLGFAFSPSYGTALASRALLGCGDAMTFISVLRLGSRWFPARRGPMIAQLAGLAGMAGNLVSTLVLARLLHGVGWTAAFAGSAVAGVVVLVLMLLFLRDHPDGHEPEPFPHQGAAYVRRQIAASWREPGTRLGLWVHFTTQFPAMVFLLLWGLPFLVEAQGLTRATAGELLTLVVLSNMVIGLVYGQIVARHHTARLPLALGTVGITAVMWAVTLAYPAVAGIEHDPMWLLVLLCTVLGACGPASMLGFDFARPANPPERQGTASGITNMGGFVASMTTLFAVGVVLDATGDNYTVAFSFVFLLQGVGVSQILRLRKRAARRESERLVVSRVSTVHVPV, encoded by the coding sequence ATGAGCCGCGAGGGTGCTGTGAAGGGCGGTTCAGGTTCAGCGTCCGGTTCAGGCCCCGGTTCGCTGCCCGGCGATCCTCCCCCAGAGGGGGGACCCCCAGGTGGGCGCCGCGCCGTCCTTGTCTGGTCCGTGGGTGTTTCGGTCTACTTCGTCGCCGTCATCTTCCGTACGTCCCTGGGGGTGGCGGGACTCGACGCCGCCGACCGTTTCCACGTGGGCGCGTCCGCGCTGTCCACCTTCTCGATCCTCCAGCTCCTCGTCTACTCGGGCATGCAGATACCGGTCGGGCTGCTCGTCGACCGGCTCGGCACGAAAAAGGTGCTGACCATCGGGGTGGTGCTGTTCACGGCCGGGCAGCTGGGGTTCGCGTTCTCCCCCTCGTACGGCACCGCCCTCGCCTCCCGCGCGCTGCTCGGGTGCGGCGACGCGATGACGTTCATCAGTGTGCTGCGGCTGGGTTCCCGGTGGTTCCCGGCGCGGCGCGGGCCGATGATCGCGCAGCTGGCGGGGCTGGCCGGGATGGCGGGCAACCTCGTCTCGACGCTCGTCCTGGCCCGGCTGCTGCACGGCGTCGGGTGGACGGCGGCCTTCGCGGGCAGCGCGGTCGCGGGCGTGGTCGTGCTGGTGCTGATGCTCCTGTTCCTCAGGGATCACCCGGACGGGCACGAGCCGGAGCCGTTCCCGCATCAGGGGGCCGCGTACGTGCGCCGGCAGATCGCCGCTTCGTGGCGTGAGCCCGGGACGCGGCTCGGTCTGTGGGTGCACTTCACCACCCAGTTCCCGGCGATGGTGTTCCTGCTGCTGTGGGGCCTGCCGTTCCTCGTCGAGGCGCAGGGCCTTACGCGGGCCACGGCGGGGGAGCTGCTGACGCTGGTCGTGCTGTCGAACATGGTGATCGGCCTGGTGTACGGCCAGATCGTCGCCCGGCACCACACGGCGCGGCTGCCGCTGGCGCTGGGCACGGTGGGCATCACGGCGGTGATGTGGGCGGTGACGCTCGCCTACCCGGCGGTGGCCGGCATCGAACACGACCCGATGTGGCTGCTGGTGCTGCTGTGCACGGTGCTGGGGGCCTGCGGGCCCGCCTCGATGCTCGGCTTCGACTTCGCCCGGCCCGCCAATCCGCCCGAGCGTCAGGGGACGGCCTCCGGGATCACCAACATGGGCGGGTTCGTCGCCTCGATGACGACGCTGTTCGCGGTCGGCGTGGTGCTGGACGCGACCGGGGACAACTACACCGTCGCGTTCTCGTTCGTGTTCCTGTTGCAAGGGGTTGGCGTCAGCCAGATCCTGCGGTTGCGGAAGCGGGCGGCGCGGCGGGAGTCGGAGCGGTTGGTTGTGAGCAGGGTTTCTACAGTGCACGTTCCGGTGTAG
- a CDS encoding alpha-ketoacid dehydrogenase subunit beta has translation MAAETVTAQTSKAVTSKSMALAKAINESLRKALETDPKVLIMGEDVGKLGGVFRVTDGLQKDFGEDRIIDTPLAESGIVGTAIGLALRGYRPVVEIQFDGFVFPAYDQIVTQLAKMHARALGKIKLPIVIRIPYGGGIGAVEHHSESPEALFAHVAGLKVVSPANASDAYWMMQQAIQSNDPVIFFEPKRRYWDKAEVDFEAIPGPLHKAQVVREGTDLTLAAYGPMVKLCLEVANAAAEEGRSLEVLDLRSVSPLDFDTVQASVEKTRRLVVVHEAPVFFGSGAEIAARITERCFYHLEAPVLRVGGYHAPYPPARLEDEYLPSLDRVLDAVDRSLAY, from the coding sequence ATGGCGGCAGAGACTGTGACAGCGCAGACGTCGAAGGCTGTGACTTCCAAGAGCATGGCCCTCGCCAAGGCGATCAACGAATCGCTGCGCAAGGCGCTGGAGACGGACCCCAAGGTCCTGATCATGGGTGAGGACGTCGGCAAGCTCGGTGGTGTCTTCCGGGTCACCGACGGTCTGCAGAAGGACTTCGGCGAGGACCGGATCATCGACACCCCGCTCGCCGAGTCGGGCATCGTCGGTACGGCCATCGGCCTCGCCCTGCGCGGCTACCGCCCGGTGGTGGAGATCCAGTTCGACGGCTTCGTCTTCCCGGCGTACGACCAGATCGTCACCCAGCTCGCGAAGATGCACGCGCGTGCGTTGGGCAAGATCAAGCTCCCGATCGTCATCCGCATTCCGTACGGCGGGGGCATCGGCGCGGTCGAGCACCACTCGGAGTCCCCGGAGGCGCTCTTCGCGCACGTGGCGGGCCTCAAGGTGGTGTCCCCGGCCAACGCCTCGGACGCGTACTGGATGATGCAGCAGGCCATCCAGAGCAACGACCCGGTGATCTTCTTCGAGCCGAAGCGGCGCTATTGGGACAAGGCCGAGGTCGATTTCGAAGCCATTCCCGGCCCGCTCCACAAGGCCCAGGTGGTCCGCGAGGGCACCGACCTCACCCTCGCCGCCTACGGCCCGATGGTGAAGCTGTGCCTGGAGGTCGCGAACGCGGCGGCCGAGGAGGGCCGGTCCCTGGAGGTCCTCGACCTCCGGTCGGTCTCCCCGCTCGACTTCGACACCGTCCAGGCCTCGGTCGAGAAGACCCGCCGTCTGGTCGTCGTGCACGAGGCGCCGGTGTTCTTCGGCTCGGGCGCGGAGATCGCCGCCCGGATCACGGAGCGCTGCTTCTACCACCTGGAGGCCCCGGTGCTCAGGGTCGGCGGCTACCACGCCCCGTACCCGCCGGCGCGCCTCGAGGACGAGTACCTACCGAGCCTGGACCGGGTGCTCGACGCCGTCGACCGCTCGCTTGCGTACTGA
- a CDS encoding D-alanyl-D-alanine carboxypeptidase family protein yields MITGIQGIRFRRAAAVVVTTGAVLATGALTAAPAQAAVAVPTIVAKGGYLMNNANSTTLYGKAADTKLSTGSTTKIMTAKVVLAQPNLNLNTKVTIQKAYSDYIVANNASSARLIVGDKVTVRQLLYGLMLPSGCDAAYALADKFGTGSTRALRVKSFIGKMNATARSLGMTNTKFDSFDGIGNGANYSTPRDLTKLASNAMKTGAFRAIVRTKDFKEKVTTSNGGTRWMAWENTNKPLMNGYAGTIGIKTGSGPQAKYCLVFAATRNGKTVIGTVLASSSVANRTADAKKLMNYGFARLG; encoded by the coding sequence TTGATAACCGGCATCCAGGGCATCCGTTTCCGCAGAGCCGCAGCTGTCGTGGTCACCACCGGCGCTGTGCTCGCGACCGGAGCGCTCACCGCGGCGCCCGCGCAGGCCGCTGTGGCCGTTCCGACGATCGTCGCCAAGGGCGGCTATCTGATGAACAACGCCAACAGCACGACGCTGTACGGCAAGGCCGCCGACACCAAGCTGTCCACCGGTTCCACCACGAAGATAATGACGGCGAAGGTCGTGCTGGCACAGCCGAACCTGAACCTCAACACCAAGGTCACGATCCAGAAGGCGTACAGCGACTACATCGTCGCCAACAACGCCTCCTCGGCCCGGCTGATCGTCGGTGACAAGGTCACCGTCCGCCAGCTGCTGTACGGGTTGATGCTGCCGTCGGGCTGCGACGCGGCGTACGCGCTCGCGGACAAGTTCGGCACCGGCTCGACGCGTGCCCTCCGGGTGAAGTCGTTCATCGGCAAGATGAACGCCACGGCCCGGAGCCTCGGCATGACGAACACGAAGTTCGACAGCTTCGACGGCATCGGCAACGGGGCGAACTACTCGACCCCGCGCGACCTGACGAAGCTCGCCAGCAACGCCATGAAGACCGGCGCCTTCCGCGCGATTGTGAGGACGAAGGACTTCAAGGAGAAGGTCACCACCTCGAACGGTGGCACCCGTTGGATGGCGTGGGAGAACACCAACAAGCCGCTGATGAACGGCTACGCCGGCACCATCGGCATCAAGACCGGCTCCGGCCCGCAGGCCAAGTACTGCCTGGTCTTCGCCGCGACCCGCAACGGCAAGACGGTCATCGGCACGGTCCTCGCCTCCTCGTCGGTCGCCAACCGCACGGCGGACGCGAAGAAGCTGATGAACTACGGCTTCGCGCGCCTGGGCTGA